In Prochlorococcus marinus CUG1435, the genomic window CGATATCGAGGGCCCTATCGCAACAAGTAAGTCATCTCTACATGTCCCTAAATTATCAAAAATTTTAACCAAATTTTTTATTATTTTTTTTTCTAAACCTTTTCTTCCACAATGCAAGGCTGCTACATTTCTTGTCCTTTTATCGGCAAAAAATATTGGCATGCAATCAGCTGTGTAAATCCATAAGTTTTGATTGAATTTATCACCTACAAGACCATCTGCATCAGTCTTACTTACTTCTTGCGAATTTGATCCAAAAACTACCATATTACTGTGAATTTGATTAGGAATACAATTTATGTAATTTTCATTAAAGTGATTACCTAATAGTTGAAGAAATTCCTTAGAGCTAGACTTCGTAAAGTATGCATGTTTGAAATTATATTTACTAAGAATAGGTGATAAATAATACTCAAACTTTTTGTTTTGAACAAAAATTTCAGCTTTCGAGAAATATATTTCTTTGTAAGGAATAGTTCCTGCTCCCAAACTGAATTTATGAAATTAATTCAATATCTCTCAAGATCCAGAATCCTGCAAATTTTTCAATGTATGGGGTCGACTGTATGGAAATGAATTGATAACCAAAAGAATTTTTTTTATTCTCTAAAAACTTCTTACTTAAAATGTTTGCATCTTTTTCTGGTAAATCTGTTACGAGCCACTTATCGTCTTCTGAAGCTTCTAGGATGAGTTGATTCTTTCTTATAGCCAATTTAATAGGCTCTAAACAACTGAACCAAGCTGAAAGTGCTAGAGATCTATCTTTGCTAAAAAGTCTTAATCCTGGCACTAAATTATTATCATACAAGTCTTTCTTAATTGGGAAAATATCTCCAAATTCCATAGGCCAATTTTCTGCTGATTTTAATTCGCCAATAGATATTTCAGAGATAGTTAAAGCATCACCTCTCACTGCTTCTGGTAAAGGTTTAGGGGAGTTTTCCATTTTGGAAGTGAAATTAGGAGCTAGTACCCCTCTTACATAACCTTTTTCCTTTGGATAAATCTCTTTTTCAAGGAATTCGATTCTATCGAATAAATCGTAAGTTCTTCTACTAACAAGAGCCTCAATACTTGTAGCCTCAAGAGATTTCTTAATGATAGATTTCATTGACGATCTCCAAAACCTAACTATTGAGGGTTTTGCCCAGCCTTCTTTTTTTGCATCATTAATTGCTTCATTTAGTGCCTTTGTAAGCCATACTGAATTAACTTCGTTAGCAGGGCATTTTTTATTCCAAAGAAAAATATTTTCTGTCTTATAACTTCTTTTAGAACAAATAATTAACTCCCATCTTTTTTTTCCATTTGATTCAATAATTGGTCTCGAGTAAAAGTCTAATTCCCAATCTGAAATTTTTAATTCAAGACTTGGTTCTGTTTTATTATTGATACTCATTTATCTTGTTCTTTTTTATCAAAGAGTGCTTTGGTTTTTAGTGCTCTATCTGTAGCTTCTTGCATAACTTTTTGCTTATCAATAATTAATTCTCCGGCAGAGTTTTCTAGGAGTGCTGTATTAAGACCAATGCGCCCTTTTTCGAGATCAATTTCAGATATTAAAGCTTTTATAATTTCCCCTTCTCTAAAAATTTCTCGTAAAGAACGAATCGATCCATTTGTTAGTGAAGATTGATGAAGAAGTCCACTAGCCCCTCCTAAATCAATAAAGAATCCATATGGTTTTACTGCTAAAACTTCCCCTTCAATTAATTGACCCAATTCTAGACTTGTAAGTTTAGAGACTAATGATGCTTTCTTTTCAGAAAGAACTAATTTTCTTGATTCTGGATTCACCTCAAGAAAGGCTACTTTTAAAGTTTTGCCAACAAAAGATTGATGATCTTGACCATTTTCAAGTTGGGATCTTGGGATGAATCCTCTTAATCCATCCACATCACACGTAAGCCCACCTCTATTAAAACCATTAATTAAAACGTCAATTAATTCACCATTTTTTGCGGAACTTGATACTTTCTCCCAACTTTGCCTGAGAATTAATGCCCGAGCGCTCACTGTTACCATCCCATCAGCATTTTGTTCCCTGATAACCAAAACTTCCATTTCAAGGCCAATAGAAAATTTTTCTTTAAAGTTTGTTATGACGCCTAACCCACATTCTTTTTTGGGCATATAACCAGGTGCTTTTCCACCAATATCAATATATAGTCCATCACTTTCGATCGCTATAACCTTCCCTGAAATTGTTTCTCCTGTAGCCCCAATCGGCTCATTTGCATTTAAAGCCTCTAAAAAAGCACTTTCGTCAAAATCGAATTCATCAACTGTTCTTTCTAATTGTAAATCTGTACTTTGCTCAGAAAAATTAAGGGGTCTATTTAAATTTTGTTGTGAAATATCAAAATTCTTAGTGTTTTCATTACTATCCTCAATTTCTTTTACTGAATCATCTTTAAATATTTGAGGTTTGGTAGCAATATTTTCTCTTTTAATTTCTTCTTGCGAATTGGTTTGCTCATTAGTTATCTCTTGAGATTCTTTTTGAGTATCTTTCTTGCTTATATGAAGTACCTGAAGAGGTTTTTTACTGCCCTTTTGTTGGATATTATCTTGGGTATTTTTATTATTGACTCCCATCGTAGGTAAAATAAGAATAATTAATTATTAACATACTCTAAATGTTAGTACTCAAAATTAAAATTAATGAATTTTAAACCAATACCTAATAAATTCGAATATTTAAATTGGCAAGAAATTGAGAGTATTGCAAAAGATAAAAGATCAACAGTGATTTGGCCATTCGGTGCTGTTGAGCAACATGGACCGCATTTGCCTCTTGCTACAGATAGTATTTTTGTTGATGAAATCATTAGCGAAGTTTTTAAATTATTCTCTCCAGATATTCCATTAAAAAAACTTCCAACTCAATATATTGGTTTTTCTCCTGAACATAAGGGTTTTGCAGGTACAATTTCACTTTCCTCGAATTTAATAACCTCAATGATTAAGGAAGTTGGAGGTCAATTATCTGAAATGGGTTTTAAAAGATTGATAATGATTAATGGGCATGGAGGTCAAATCTCACTTCTAAACACAGCTGCAAGAGAGCTAAGAAGTTTCGCACCTGGGATGGCAGTTTTCCCTTGTTTCTTATGGAGTGGTGTTAATGGACTAAATGAATTGTTAACAAAAACGGAGATAGAGGATGGATTGCATGCTTCTTTAGCTGAGACAAGTTTGATGCTTGCTCTAAAACCAGAATTAGTAGGTGATGAACGTCCAAATGAGGGTATTAAAGGTCAGATCCCAGAAGGCTGGAGTCTAGAGGGTAATGCGCCTACTGCTTGGCTTACCGACGACTTCAGTAAATCAGG contains:
- the pgeF gene encoding peptidoglycan editing factor PgeF: MFVQNKKFEYYLSPILSKYNFKHAYFTKSSSKEFLQLLGNHFNENYINCIPNQIHSNMVVFGSNSQEVSKTDADGLVGDKFNQNLWIYTADCMPIFFADKRTRNVAALHCGRKGLEKKIIKNLVKIFDNLGTCRDDLLVAIGPSISKENYLVDKMTLKEFYRKTENKKITVNLTNTEKDFYFCDSNHLKKENLNKLDLKRSAYRQLLNENIPKTNINISNLCTYKLKSEFNSWRRSKTTSRQWNFICS
- a CDS encoding Tab2/Atab2 family RNA-binding protein, whose product is MSINNKTEPSLELKISDWELDFYSRPIIESNGKKRWELIICSKRSYKTENIFLWNKKCPANEVNSVWLTKALNEAINDAKKEGWAKPSIVRFWRSSMKSIIKKSLEATSIEALVSRRTYDLFDRIEFLEKEIYPKEKGYVRGVLAPNFTSKMENSPKPLPEAVRGDALTISEISIGELKSAENWPMEFGDIFPIKKDLYDNNLVPGLRLFSKDRSLALSAWFSCLEPIKLAIRKNQLILEASEDDKWLVTDLPEKDANILSKKFLENKKNSFGYQFISIQSTPYIEKFAGFWILRDIELIS
- a CDS encoding S1 RNA-binding domain-containing protein translates to MGVNNKNTQDNIQQKGSKKPLQVLHISKKDTQKESQEITNEQTNSQEEIKRENIATKPQIFKDDSVKEIEDSNENTKNFDISQQNLNRPLNFSEQSTDLQLERTVDEFDFDESAFLEALNANEPIGATGETISGKVIAIESDGLYIDIGGKAPGYMPKKECGLGVITNFKEKFSIGLEMEVLVIREQNADGMVTVSARALILRQSWEKVSSSAKNGELIDVLINGFNRGGLTCDVDGLRGFIPRSQLENGQDHQSFVGKTLKVAFLEVNPESRKLVLSEKKASLVSKLTSLELGQLIEGEVLAVKPYGFFIDLGGASGLLHQSSLTNGSIRSLREIFREGEIIKALISEIDLEKGRIGLNTALLENSAGELIIDKQKVMQEATDRALKTKALFDKKEQDK
- a CDS encoding creatininase family protein is translated as MNFKPIPNKFEYLNWQEIESIAKDKRSTVIWPFGAVEQHGPHLPLATDSIFVDEIISEVFKLFSPDIPLKKLPTQYIGFSPEHKGFAGTISLSSNLITSMIKEVGGQLSEMGFKRLIMINGHGGQISLLNTAARELRSFAPGMAVFPCFLWSGVNGLNELLTKTEIEDGLHASLAETSLMLALKPELVGDERPNEGIKGQIPEGWSLEGNAPTAWLTDDFSKSGVIGDSRGANESLGKNLKELLINHWFKLIMNLMQSDWPNNS